From the genome of Streptomyces sp. NBC_01260, one region includes:
- a CDS encoding GntR family transcriptional regulator gives MESITRLITIDRSSPVPLYFQVAQQLQQLIESGTLAPGTRLENEIALADQFGLSRPTMRQAMQHLVDKGLLARKRGVGTQVVNNRVRRQIELTSLFEDLKRDGRRPRTALLSMQTVPASAEVAAALKLEPGTDTLALRRLRYADDEPIAVMENHLPTGLLGLTEEELTGHGLYELLRRAGVSLRTADQTIGARRATAAESRLLNESRGGTLLTMERTVLGDAGRPVEFGSHLYRASRYSFEMTLTAR, from the coding sequence ATGGAGTCGATCACCAGGCTGATCACCATCGACCGGAGCAGCCCGGTGCCGCTGTACTTTCAGGTCGCACAGCAGCTTCAACAACTCATCGAGTCCGGCACGTTGGCACCGGGAACGCGGCTGGAGAACGAGATCGCCCTGGCGGACCAGTTCGGGCTCTCCCGCCCCACCATGCGCCAGGCCATGCAGCATCTGGTGGACAAGGGGCTGCTCGCACGCAAGCGGGGAGTGGGCACCCAGGTCGTCAACAACCGGGTACGCAGGCAGATCGAGCTGACCAGCCTGTTCGAGGACCTCAAACGCGACGGACGGCGGCCGCGCACCGCGTTGCTGTCCATGCAGACCGTGCCCGCCTCCGCCGAGGTCGCGGCCGCCCTCAAGCTCGAACCCGGCACGGACACCCTGGCCCTGCGCAGGCTGCGTTACGCGGACGACGAGCCCATAGCGGTCATGGAGAACCATCTGCCGACGGGCCTCCTGGGGCTGACCGAGGAGGAGCTCACCGGGCACGGCCTCTACGAATTGCTCAGGCGGGCCGGAGTCTCCCTGCGGACCGCCGACCAGACCATCGGGGCGCGCCGGGCCACCGCGGCGGAGTCCCGGCTGCTGAACGAGTCCCGGGGCGGCACCCTGCTCACCATGGAGCGCACGGTCCTCGGCGACGCGGGGCGCCCGGTGGAGTTCGGCTCACACCTGTACCGGGCGTCCCGGTACTCGTTCGAGATGACGCTGACCGCGCGCTGA
- a CDS encoding RNA polymerase sigma factor encodes MNEVLLRSLTPSVLGILVRRGADFAAAEDAVQDALAEAVRVWPGDRPRDPKGWLVTVAWRRFLDAARADTARRRREDLVDEEPVPGPASAVDDTLQLYFLCAHPSLTPSSAVALTLRAVGGLTTRQIAQAYLVPEATMAQRISRAKRTVSGVRFDRPGDVATVLRVLYLVFNEGYSGDVDLAAEAIRLTRQLAAAIDHPEVAGLLALMLLHHARRAARVAPGGGLVPLAVQDRGRWDTELIAEGVEILQAALARDRLGEFQAQAAVAALHADAPTAEETDWVQIVEWYDELARLTDSPVVRLNRAVAVGQADGPGAGLAALAALDDSLPRYAAVAAYLHERDGDHVRAARLYAEAARKAPDLAERDHLTRQAARLNARRSSR; translated from the coding sequence GTGAACGAGGTCCTGCTCCGGAGCCTCACACCGAGCGTGCTCGGGATCCTCGTCCGCCGCGGAGCCGACTTCGCGGCGGCCGAGGACGCCGTGCAGGACGCGCTGGCCGAGGCCGTCCGCGTCTGGCCGGGCGACCGGCCCCGGGACCCGAAGGGCTGGCTGGTCACCGTGGCCTGGCGCCGGTTCCTCGACGCGGCCCGGGCGGACACCGCCCGCCGCCGGCGCGAGGACCTCGTCGACGAGGAGCCCGTGCCCGGACCCGCGTCCGCGGTGGACGACACGCTCCAGCTCTACTTCCTGTGCGCGCATCCGTCGCTGACGCCGTCGTCCGCTGTCGCGCTCACGCTGCGCGCCGTCGGGGGGCTGACCACCCGCCAGATCGCCCAGGCCTACCTGGTGCCCGAGGCGACCATGGCGCAGCGCATCAGCCGGGCCAAGCGCACTGTCTCCGGCGTGCGGTTCGACCGGCCCGGTGATGTCGCCACCGTGCTGCGCGTCCTCTACCTGGTCTTCAACGAGGGCTATTCCGGTGACGTCGACCTCGCTGCCGAGGCCATCCGGCTCACCCGGCAGCTCGCGGCCGCGATCGACCACCCCGAGGTGGCGGGGCTGCTCGCCCTCATGCTGCTCCACCATGCCCGGCGTGCCGCCCGGGTCGCGCCGGGCGGCGGTCTGGTGCCGCTCGCCGTGCAGGACCGCGGCCGGTGGGACACCGAGTTGATCGCCGAGGGTGTCGAGATCCTGCAGGCAGCCCTCGCCCGTGACCGGTTGGGCGAGTTCCAGGCCCAGGCCGCCGTCGCGGCACTCCACGCCGACGCGCCCACCGCCGAGGAGACCGACTGGGTGCAGATCGTCGAGTGGTACGACGAGCTCGCGCGCCTGACCGACAGCCCGGTCGTCCGGCTCAACCGTGCGGTGGCCGTCGGCCAGGCCGACGGACCGGGGGCAGGCCTGGCGGCGCTCGCAGCGCTGGACGACTCGCTGCCCCGGTACGCCGCGGTGGCCGCGTACCTCCACGAGCGCGACGGCGACCATGTGAGGGCGGCACGGCTGTACGCCGAGGCGGCGCGGAAGGCACCCGACCTCGCCGAGCGCGACCACCTGACGCGCCAGGCCGCCCGGCTCAACGCCCGCCGCTCCAGCCGTTGA
- a CDS encoding YciI family protein, translating to MAKYLLLKHYRGAPAPVNDVPMDRWTPEEISAHVQYMNDFADRLERTGEFVDSQALAPGGTFVQYDGEGRPPVTDGPFAETKDLIAGWMVIDVDSYERAVELAGELSAAPGAGGKPIHEWLELRPFLTASHTITE from the coding sequence ATGGCCAAGTACCTGCTTCTCAAGCACTACCGCGGCGCCCCGGCCCCGGTCAACGACGTGCCGATGGACCGGTGGACGCCGGAGGAGATCTCGGCCCACGTGCAGTACATGAACGACTTCGCGGACCGGCTGGAGCGGACCGGCGAGTTCGTCGACAGCCAGGCGCTCGCACCCGGGGGGACGTTCGTCCAGTACGACGGCGAGGGCCGCCCGCCGGTCACCGACGGGCCGTTCGCCGAGACCAAGGACCTCATCGCCGGCTGGATGGTGATCGACGTCGACAGCTACGAGCGCGCCGTCGAGCTGGCCGGGGAGCTGTCGGCCGCCCCCGGGGCGGGCGGGAAGCCGATCCACGAGTGGCTGGAGCTGCGCCCGTTCCTGACCGCGTCGCACACCATCACGGAGTGA
- a CDS encoding DEAD/DEAH box helicase — MNAKPPVSEHSGARRNQRAESARDALGTSTAADTGLPPAGTFAELGLPDELLTAMADLQVTEPFPIQAATLPDALAGRDVLGRAQTGSGKTLAFGLALLVRTAGRRAEAKRPLALVLVPTRELAQQVGDALAPYARVLGLRMTAVVGGLSMGPQAAALKAGTEVLIATPGRLSDLIARRHCHLDRVGITVLDEADQMCDMGFLPQVAEILDQVRPDGQRLLFSATLDRNVDQLVERYLDEPVLASVDRARAAVTTMEHHVLNVHAADKYAAATEIAAREGRVLMFLDTKAAVDAFTRHLKSSGILAAALHSGKSQPQRTHTLDQFKRGDITVLVATNVAARGIHIDALDLVVNVDAPADPKDYLHRSGRTARAGNAGKAVTLVTPGQRRDVNKMMSEAGVRPTVTQVRSGEAELTRITGAQRPPAAKPVQTGKRPFRGMGTQAPKENRRAAQARQAAEARKAAQVRKSR; from the coding sequence ATGAACGCGAAGCCGCCCGTCTCCGAGCACTCCGGTGCCCGCAGGAACCAGCGGGCCGAATCCGCGCGGGACGCGCTCGGCACGTCCACGGCGGCGGATACGGGGCTGCCGCCTGCCGGGACATTCGCCGAGCTGGGACTGCCCGACGAACTGCTGACGGCGATGGCCGATCTCCAGGTCACCGAGCCCTTCCCGATTCAGGCGGCGACGCTGCCCGATGCGCTGGCCGGCCGGGACGTGCTGGGGCGGGCGCAGACCGGGTCGGGCAAGACCCTGGCCTTCGGGCTGGCCCTGCTCGTCCGGACCGCCGGGCGGCGCGCGGAGGCGAAGCGGCCGCTGGCGCTGGTGCTCGTCCCGACACGGGAGCTCGCCCAGCAGGTGGGCGATGCGCTCGCGCCGTACGCGCGGGTGCTGGGGCTGCGGATGACGGCGGTGGTCGGCGGGCTGTCGATGGGACCGCAGGCGGCCGCGCTGAAGGCCGGCACCGAGGTGCTCATCGCGACCCCGGGGCGGCTCAGCGATTTGATCGCGCGTCGGCACTGCCATCTGGACCGGGTGGGGATCACCGTGCTCGACGAGGCGGACCAGATGTGCGACATGGGCTTCCTGCCGCAGGTCGCGGAGATCCTGGACCAGGTCCGCCCCGACGGCCAGCGGCTGCTCTTCTCGGCCACGCTCGACCGGAACGTCGACCAGTTGGTGGAGCGCTACCTCGACGAACCGGTGCTCGCCTCGGTGGACCGGGCCCGGGCCGCGGTGACCACGATGGAGCACCACGTCCTGAACGTCCACGCCGCCGACAAGTACGCGGCGGCGACCGAGATCGCCGCCCGCGAGGGGCGGGTGCTGATGTTCCTGGACACCAAGGCGGCGGTGGACGCCTTCACCCGCCACCTGAAGAGCAGCGGAATCCTGGCGGCCGCCCTGCACAGCGGGAAGTCGCAGCCGCAGCGCACGCACACGCTGGACCAGTTCAAGCGCGGCGACATCACCGTCCTCGTGGCCACGAACGTGGCGGCCCGCGGCATCCACATCGACGCGCTCGACCTGGTGGTGAACGTGGACGCGCCCGCGGACCCGAAGGACTACCTGCACCGGAGCGGCCGCACGGCGCGGGCCGGCAATGCGGGCAAGGCCGTCACACTCGTCACCCCGGGCCAGCGGCGGGACGTGAACAAGATGATGTCCGAGGCCGGGGTCCGGCCGACAGTCACTCAGGTACGGTCCGGCGAGGCCGAGTTGACACGGATCACAGGCGCGCAGCGGCCACCGGCGGCCAAGCCCGTACAGACCGGCAAGCGGCCCTTCCGGGGCATGGGGACCCAGGCCCCGAAGGAGAACCGCCGCGCCGCCCAGGCCCGCCAGGCCGCGGAGGCCCGCAAGGCGGCCCAGGTACGCAAGAGCCGATGA
- a CDS encoding fumarylacetoacetate hydrolase family protein — MVPHPSKVLCAGLNYTSHIQEMGRDLPSYPTLFAKFADTLTGPTDFVAAVPEDPEMDWEGELGVVIGRTAYKVSEDEAGDCIAGFTVANDISMRGWQYRTTEWLQGKIWARSTPVGPFLVTPDEFDPATAFLRTTVNGAPVQEHGIADLLFTPAHLVAYVSTILPLHPGDLILTGTPGGVGRARTPRVYLTAGDVVAVTIDGIGGLTTPIV; from the coding sequence GTGGTCCCCCATCCGTCGAAGGTGCTGTGCGCCGGCCTCAACTACACGAGCCACATCCAGGAGATGGGCAGAGACCTTCCGTCGTACCCCACCCTATTCGCGAAGTTCGCCGACACCTTGACCGGCCCCACCGACTTCGTGGCGGCCGTGCCAGAGGATCCCGAGATGGACTGGGAGGGCGAACTGGGCGTCGTCATCGGACGGACCGCGTACAAGGTGAGCGAGGACGAAGCGGGGGACTGCATAGCAGGCTTCACGGTCGCCAACGACATCTCGATGCGGGGTTGGCAGTACCGCACGACGGAGTGGCTGCAGGGCAAGATCTGGGCGCGCTCGACCCCGGTGGGACCGTTTCTTGTCACGCCGGATGAATTCGATCCCGCAACTGCGTTCCTGCGCACCACGGTCAACGGCGCGCCCGTCCAGGAACACGGGATCGCGGATCTCCTGTTCACCCCCGCTCACCTGGTCGCGTATGTTTCCACCATCCTGCCGCTCCACCCCGGCGACCTGATTCTCACCGGAACGCCCGGCGGAGTGGGTCGGGCTCGCACACCTCGTGTGTATCTGACGGCTGGAGACGTGGTCGCGGTGACAATCGACGGAATCGGTGGCTTGACCACGCCGATCGTCTGA
- a CDS encoding MerR family transcriptional regulator, protein MTADDSFGRLDDDDYPAYTMGRAAEMLGTTQGFLRAIGEARLITPLRSEGGHRRYSRYQLRIAARARELVDQGTPIEAACRIVILEDQLEEAQRIHAEYRCAAEAAGPTVA, encoded by the coding sequence GTGACAGCAGACGACTCGTTCGGACGTCTCGATGACGACGACTACCCCGCCTACACCATGGGCCGGGCGGCCGAGATGCTCGGCACCACGCAGGGCTTCCTCCGCGCCATCGGCGAAGCCCGCCTGATCACCCCGCTGCGCTCCGAGGGCGGCCACCGCCGCTACTCCCGTTACCAGCTGCGCATCGCCGCCCGCGCCCGCGAACTCGTCGACCAAGGCACCCCCATCGAGGCCGCCTGCCGCATCGTCATCCTCGAAGACCAGCTCGAAGAAGCCCAGCGCATCCACGCCGAATACCGGTGCGCCGCCGAAGCGGCGGGACCGACCGTGGCCTGA